Proteins from one Pelorhabdus rhamnosifermentans genomic window:
- a CDS encoding DUF5693 family protein, which yields MAYRYNKIFKVLVIVGLVAACGICVQRFQLEQNNRTVELVLDYEDIVELSEVEGVSLESLLGQFKEAGLTSLAVYDTTLEKLNKSGKVTAIPGATILHQYREGTLTDPFWRNLAVSGRIAAAETYVIGNNDQAFAEVKSDLARRLSPDRVEQLADGAFPVLAVKANYEKVVKWNLGLSSEEMQTVAAHGYYVVPRPTNYLKVKPDDVQSVFDRIRPIDHVSSIMFSGDEVTGYPGLISQVAQELKAKDLTLDMIEHPLQLQFMKQEGLLPLAVLNDYRSARVYVIPKDEQPKLKLDEAVHRWLLTDEERNIRVNLLRKYDIPAQGMTLLETNLKYVQGIRDLLTEKGFTLGRASVFPVYYPSPWLLSLIILGCWAAVCLLVSAIRPVPDKYLYMLLIVPTVIMLVPILKGSGTLVRQAAATLSAVTLPVLAMTYQLDRWREDKAQDFSIGKILGKGLSNLAVAFAIAMVGGLYVAALLGDVRFFLEMEIYRGVKVTFVLPLVLIFIVYLTRFNLFPQMKTQKIGPQLRQLLNMTITMKSMLALAVVAIVALVYVGRSGHTAGVPVPNFEVQARAFLENVLYARPREKEFLIGHPAFLLAAMAFYQRWPRFVHFALTICATIGLMSLVETFAHIRTPVFMSFDRGINGVVFGAVIGVVVVLGVQFIRVLVKRAGRRTFSDE from the coding sequence GTGGCCTATCGATATAATAAAATATTTAAGGTGCTGGTCATTGTCGGACTTGTCGCAGCTTGTGGCATATGTGTACAAAGATTTCAGCTGGAACAAAATAATCGGACCGTGGAACTTGTCTTGGATTATGAAGACATTGTCGAGCTTTCTGAAGTGGAGGGCGTGTCCCTTGAATCACTCTTAGGTCAGTTTAAGGAAGCGGGGCTTACTTCACTTGCTGTCTATGATACGACGCTGGAAAAGTTAAACAAGAGTGGTAAGGTGACAGCTATACCTGGTGCAACGATTCTCCATCAGTATCGGGAAGGTACCTTAACAGATCCCTTCTGGCGGAATTTAGCTGTCAGCGGGAGAATCGCAGCGGCTGAGACCTATGTCATCGGTAACAATGATCAGGCTTTTGCTGAGGTTAAGAGTGATTTGGCGCGCCGCTTGAGTCCTGATCGGGTTGAACAGCTTGCGGATGGAGCTTTTCCGGTTTTAGCTGTGAAGGCTAATTACGAAAAAGTGGTTAAATGGAATTTGGGTTTGTCATCGGAGGAGATGCAAACTGTGGCAGCTCACGGGTATTATGTGGTGCCACGGCCAACGAATTATCTGAAGGTAAAGCCGGATGATGTTCAATCTGTATTTGACCGGATTCGTCCGATTGATCATGTATCATCTATTATGTTTTCTGGTGATGAAGTAACAGGCTATCCTGGCTTAATTTCGCAGGTAGCTCAGGAATTGAAAGCCAAAGATCTAACACTGGATATGATTGAGCATCCTTTGCAACTGCAATTTATGAAACAAGAAGGTTTACTTCCACTTGCCGTGTTGAATGACTACCGTTCAGCACGGGTCTATGTGATTCCTAAAGATGAGCAGCCCAAATTAAAATTGGATGAAGCGGTTCATCGCTGGTTGCTTACGGATGAAGAACGTAATATTCGCGTGAATTTATTGCGTAAATATGATATTCCCGCGCAAGGCATGACACTTCTTGAAACAAATTTAAAATATGTGCAAGGAATTCGTGATTTGCTTACGGAAAAGGGCTTTACTTTGGGTCGCGCTTCGGTGTTTCCTGTTTATTACCCGAGTCCTTGGCTGTTATCGCTGATTATTCTGGGGTGCTGGGCGGCTGTGTGTCTCTTAGTGTCAGCCATTCGGCCTGTTCCTGATAAATATCTCTATATGTTACTGATTGTGCCGACAGTCATTATGCTGGTTCCCATTTTAAAGGGCAGCGGCACTCTTGTTCGGCAGGCAGCGGCAACGCTCTCTGCTGTGACACTTCCTGTTCTTGCCATGACTTATCAATTGGACAGGTGGCGTGAAGACAAGGCCCAGGATTTTTCAATTGGTAAGATTTTGGGCAAGGGACTTTCGAATTTGGCCGTTGCTTTTGCGATTGCCATGGTGGGAGGCCTCTATGTAGCGGCTCTTCTGGGTGATGTGCGTTTTTTCCTTGAGATGGAAATTTATCGTGGCGTCAAGGTAACTTTTGTGCTTCCCCTTGTCTTGATTTTTATTGTTTATTTAACACGATTCAATTTGTTTCCTCAGATGAAGACCCAAAAAATTGGACCGCAACTTCGCCAATTACTCAATATGACAATTACCATGAAAAGTATGTTGGCACTGGCTGTTGTTGCTATCGTTGCTTTGGTTTATGTTGGACGATCAGGCCATACTGCGGGTGTTCCTGTGCCTAATTTCGAAGTGCAAGCACGAGCTTTTTTAGAAAATGTCTTGTACGCCAGACCCCGTGAAAAGGAATTTTTGATTGGTCATCCGGCATTTTTGTTGGCTGCTATGGCTTTTTATCAACGTTGGCCACGGTTTGTGCACTTTGCATTGACTATATGTGCTACGATTGGTTTGATGTCTCTTGTAGAGACATTTGCCCATATTCGGACGCCTGTCTTCATGTCTTTTGACAGAGGTATTAATGGCGTTGTGTTTGGCGCGGTGATTGGTGTGGTCGTTGTGCTTGGGGTACAGTTCATTCGTGTTCTGGTGAAACGGGCTGGAAGGAGAACTTTTTCTGATGAGTGA
- the csaB gene encoding polysaccharide pyruvyl transferase CsaB codes for MSEIVISGYYGFANAGDEAMLAAMIEAFTDLEPSVSITVISGNPKDTRERHGVKALYRLNYPKIFAAIARCDLLISGGGSLLQDVTSDRSIYYYLSIVFIAKHLGKPVMLYAQGIGPVRKAMAQAAMRYIGNKVDLITVRDEGSRAELKYLGVDQPPVFVTADPVLAMHPVDRQIGRTILRKYRVEGARPIVGISVREWKDWGHYKTVLAQTADYLVRNYQARVVFLPMQWPDDYEAAQKVVSHMQESATLLEEEYTTTEMLSLVGNLDLLIGVRLHALIFAAVMHVPLLGISYDPKIDRFLETMSVHHVGSLQSVTFEAMVKHIQALWPEMLQSNDSRQARINELRNKAFSNAEQALALIDHK; via the coding sequence ATGAGTGAGATAGTCATATCGGGCTATTATGGCTTCGCCAATGCTGGCGATGAGGCCATGCTGGCTGCGATGATCGAGGCTTTCACTGATTTAGAGCCGAGTGTTTCGATTACAGTTATCTCAGGTAATCCGAAGGACACGCGTGAGCGTCATGGAGTCAAGGCTTTATATCGCCTCAATTATCCTAAAATATTTGCTGCTATTGCACGCTGCGATTTATTGATTAGTGGTGGCGGCAGTTTGCTGCAAGATGTTACAAGTGATCGCAGTATTTATTATTATTTGAGTATTGTTTTCATTGCTAAACATCTTGGCAAGCCTGTGATGCTTTATGCGCAAGGGATTGGCCCGGTGCGTAAGGCCATGGCGCAGGCTGCGATGCGTTACATTGGTAATAAGGTGGATTTGATCACCGTGCGTGACGAAGGTTCACGGGCGGAGCTTAAGTATTTGGGTGTGGATCAGCCGCCAGTTTTTGTGACAGCTGATCCTGTTCTTGCCATGCATCCTGTGGACAGACAGATTGGGCGGACAATTTTGCGCAAGTATCGTGTGGAAGGGGCCCGTCCAATTGTTGGTATTAGCGTGCGCGAATGGAAAGATTGGGGACATTATAAAACCGTTTTGGCTCAGACTGCCGACTATCTTGTGAGAAACTATCAGGCAAGAGTCGTGTTTTTGCCTATGCAGTGGCCTGATGATTATGAGGCCGCCCAAAAGGTAGTGAGTCATATGCAGGAATCAGCAACACTGCTTGAAGAAGAATATACGACAACTGAAATGTTATCTCTTGTGGGAAATTTGGACTTATTAATTGGTGTTCGTTTACACGCATTAATTTTTGCCGCTGTCATGCATGTGCCGCTGCTTGGTATTTCTTATGATCCGAAAATTGATCGTTTCTTAGAGACCATGTCTGTTCATCATGTTGGATCGCTCCAGTCTGTTACTTTTGAAGCCATGGTGAAGCATATTCAGGCTTTATGGCCGGAAATGCTGCAGTCCAACGACTCTCGGCAAGCGCGGATTAATGAATTACGTAATAAGGCTTTTTCCAATGCGGAACAGGCATTAGCATTAATTGATCACAAGTAA